A genome region from Leptodactylus fuscus isolate aLepFus1 chromosome 6, aLepFus1.hap2, whole genome shotgun sequence includes the following:
- the ZSWIM9 gene encoding uncharacterized protein ZSWIM9 translates to MALQQEPRKVRALSLAGIAQVSNDISRKFLDRSDLSRLLRIASNFLKDHTQVLVELDSFFIHDPLAKIKLVFVEDSVLVKNIFFMSSSMQELAQKCPESLYIDFLSNIGPGLNLYSVSCEDDSGWKMCACCLSKTNNQDTLRFLIVSVLQSIPKMKAQIKSIIIHPEISDSIDLSMLLPNTTVRHCMLLILRVLEQKISHLPAETQTQIMSTLQTMFNSRSPKVYNRQLNELRASSPEEFYQYYMDTWHPSRKLWCTKDNKRIRTEKSIHGYVASLHYTLSSKMGILPSLYQCLRVILRQTHELKSVPEASVEEDSQPVPDLPPNPEVQASEDKKNELEQMEFYSWEDFQSFLNIWCEEQKIIFVIRNSVPLSDEDVSNDLMKSLKYSMVNLGCSSYTRKRCPATIQLRLGPEMDKLIITKADLNHSHESEIDLPSCFTRRPASFVEAPAQKPCEVSDKFMDRGELTKLLHLHFPFGRESQFLDELESLFNTDPGVKVKLNYLDDKFTVKNLFFMTTGMQNLVQQFSEYLYVAYLPGLSQEFDLYSVFCQDEHFKWRVCAYCLARKLSHDSLRFLLVSALQVNSNLSKQVKFLTLNPDILNPADARLLFPSSTVKLCLPFVFEFMHHKITFLSQMEQSQIKKLLVSISQASSTDTYTQYLSDLKAACPDEVFEYFFEIWHPLWNFWSGKDSRTNDLENTIYNHVKEKHEEIKAQLGSLPTLSQCLHALLIEDEGHVQEQTESKNASLTEESLPVSDMEIPSAPVKEESSTDAEQTVECEYTQDCDDPFKLQVNGKEFHSWDEFCSYLQGFTKEKFNLHFSPLAEEDKSEVPAVPNANESLKYSWAQLSCSWKSCSAFIELTLAPQKDKLVITHSNLHHNHVDEDTAEAPPEKKFKPTPAVGLPAQVANNISKKFLEPSDLKRLLRFRSGAFEDRTQVLAELQSLFFSDPEAKVKLVFVEDKLHVKKIFLMTSTMRNLAQNFPEYLFVDVFSEFSLSFDLYTVFCDVKGEGWTPCAYCIAKKGIDGIFKFLSDLLLEIIPSISNKVKLVTLNPDIQEQIHLENLFPHANLRYCMHLVLNIMYSKISHLEATAEAQIKNFLHILSQTCSLKVYERYLNDLKAVCPGGVFQYYHETWHPRRKMWVKKDNRTEETERNLSELVSVNHVKLKQAVGYMPSLHQCLCSILGNRVNASGNDLHIQRADISSFCDYEKPTAPLLNQQVNETPEQNERSLQDTASENSSEEKREDHLC, encoded by the exons ATGGCTTTGCAACAAGAGCCGAGGAAAGTCAGGGCGCTGAGTCTGGCAGGAATCGCTCAAGTCTCCAACGACATCTCTCGAAAATTTCTGGATCGCAGTGATTTGTCCAGGCTTTTACGAATCGCATCGAATTTTCTTAAAGATCACACTCAAGTGCTTGTGGAGCTAGACAGTTTCTTCATTCACGATCCACTTGCCAAAATTAAACTCGTGTTCGTGGAAGACAGTGTTTtagtaaaaaacattttttttatgtcctCGTCTATGCAAGAGCTGGCACAAAAATGCCCCGAGAGTCTTTATATTGACTTCTTAAGTAACATCGGCCCCGGACTGAACTTGTACAGCGTCTCCTGTGAAGATGACTCCGGGTGGAAGATGTGTGCTTGCTGCTTATCGAAAACCAATAATCAAGATACACTGAGGTTTCTTATTGTTTCTGTTTTGCAAAGTATTCCAAAAATGAAGGCGCAGATCAAATCCATTATAATACACCCGGAGATCTCCGATTCCATAGACCTGAGCATGCTGCTGCCCAACACAACCGTTCGGCACTGTATGTTGCTAATTCTTAGAGTTTTGGAACAGAAAATTTCTCATTTACCAGCGGAAACACAAACCCAAATAATGTCTACCTTACAAACCATGTTCAATTCTCGCTCTCCTAAAGTCTACAATCGGCAACTTAACGAATTGAGAGCGTCAAGTCCCGAAGAATTTTACCAATATTATATGGACACATGGCATCCGAGCAGGAAATTATGGTGCACGAAGGACAACAAAAGGATAAGAACGGAAAAATCCATACACGGTTACGTCGCATCCCTTCATTACACGCTGTCCTCGAAAATGGGCATCTTACCGTCTCTTTATCAGTGTTTACGAGTCATTCTTCGTCAAACCCATGAACTAAAAAGTGTCCCGGAAGCCTCCGTAGAGGAGGATTCTCAACCTGTGCCTGATTTGCCCCCAAATCCAGAAGTACAG GCTTCTGAAGATAAGAAGAATGAATTGGAGCAAATGGAGTTTTATAGTTGGGAAGATTTTCAGTCCTTTCTGAATATTTGGTGCGAAGAGCAGAAAATAATATTTGTTATCCGCAATTCAGTCCCCCTAAGTGATGAGGATGTGAGTAATGATCTGATGAAGTCTCTGAAGTACAGCATGGTGAACCTGGGTTGCAGCAGTTATACTAG GAAGCGCTGTCCCGCCACCATTCAGCTTCGCCTGGGCCCAGAAATGGACAAACTGATCATCACAAAAGCCGACCTCAATCACAGCCACGAATCCGAAATAGACCTCCCGTCTTGTTTTACACGGAGGCCCGCGTCCTTCGTGGAAGCTCCGGCACAAAAGCCTTGCGAAGTCTCCGATAAATTCATGGATCGAGGCGAGTTGACAAAGCTCCTTCATCTCCACTTCCCATTCGGCAGGGAGTCGCAGTTTCTGGATGAACTTGAATCCCTTTTTAATACGGATCCCGGCGTGAAAGTGAAACTGAATTATTTAGATGATAAGTTTACGGTGAAAAATTTATTTTTCATGACTACTGGCATGCAGAATTTGGTTCAGCAGTTTTCGGAGTACCTTTACGTCGCTTACCTCCCGGGCCTCAGTCAAGAGTTTGATCTGTATTCCGTCTTTTGCCAAGACGAACATTTTAAGTGGAGAGTTTGTGCCTATTGTTTAGCGCGAAAGCTATCGCACGATTCCTTAAGGTTTCTTTTAGTCTCCGCCCTTCAAGTGAACTCAAATTTGAGCAAGCAAGTGAAGTTTTTAACCCTCAATCCCGATATTCTGAATCCTGCTGACGCAAGGCTACTGTTCCCTTCCTCTACAGTGAAGCTTTGCTTACCTTTTGTCTTCGAGTTTATGCATCACAAAATCACATTCTTGAGTCAGATGGAACAGTCTCAAATCAAAAAACTGCTGGTCAGTATTTCTCAAGCGTCCTCCACTGACACCTACACACAGTACCTCAGTGACTTGAAGGCCGCCTGTCCCGATGAGGTATTCGAGTACTTTTTCGAGATCTGGCATCCATTATGGAACTTCTGGTCTGGGAAGGACAGTAGGACCAATGATTTGGAAAACACAATCTATAATCATGTCAAAGAGAAGCACGAAGAGATAAAAGCACAGCTCGGATCGTTGCCCACACTAAGCCAATGTCTACATGCTTTACTTATCGAAGATGAAGGCCATGTTCAAGAACAGACTGAATCCAAGAATGCTTCCCTCACTGAGGAAAGCCTTCCGGTTTCTGATATGGAAATCCCATCTGCACCGGTCAAGGAGGAAAGCAGTACCGATGCGGAGCAAACGGTCGAATGTGAATATACCCAG GATTGTGACGATCCATTTAAATTGCAAGTAAATGGCAAAGAATTTCACAGCTGGGACGAGTTCTGTTCATATTTGCAAGGATTTACCAAAGAGAAATTTAATCTCCATTTTTCACCACTTGCTGAAGAGGATAAGTCTGAAGTGCCCGCTGTGCCAAACGCCAACGAATCTCTGAAGTACAGCTGGGCGCAGCTCTCCTGCAGTTG GAAGAGCTGTTCGGCATTCATCGAGCTGACATTGGCTCCGCAGAAAGACAAACTCGTCATCACCCACAGCAATTTACATCACAATCATGTAGACGAAGACACAGCGGAGGCCCCGCCGGAGAAGAAATTTAAACCAACTCCTGCGGTAGGTTTACCGGCACAAGTGGCCAACAACATATCTAAGAAGTTTCTGGAACCAAGTGACTTAAAACGGCTCCTCCGTTTCCGTTCCGGAGCTTTCGAGGATCGCACGCAAGTGCTGGCGGAGTTGCAGTCGCTCTTCTTCTCCGACCCCGAAGCAAAGGTCAAACTGGTCTTTGTGGAAGATAAACTGCACGTGAAAAAGATATTTTTAATGACCTCAACCATGAGAAATCTAGCTCAGAACTTTCCGGAATATCTCTTCGTCGATGTTTTTTCAGAATTCAGCCTCAGCTTCGATTTGTACACCGTTTTTTGCGACGTGAAGGGAGAAGGTTGGACACCGTGTGCCTATTGCATTGCCAAAAAAGGAATCGACGGCATCTTCAAGTTTCTTTCAGACTTGCTTCTCGAGATCATCCCTTCCATAAGTAACAAGGTAAAACTGGTAACCCTTAACCCCGACATCCAGGAGCAGATTCACCTGGAAAATCTCTTCCCACATGCTAACCTGCGGTATTGTATGCATTTGGTTCTCAATATCATGTATAGCAAGATCTCTCACCTCGAAGCTACCGCCGAAGCCCAGATTAAGAACTTCCTCCACATCCTCTCACAGACTTGCTCCTTAAAGGTCTACGAACGTTATTTAAATGACCTCAAAGCCGTTTGTCCGGGAGGAGTTTTTCAGTATTATCATGAGACCTGGCATCCGCGTCGCAAGATGTGGGTGAAAAAAGATAATAGGACGGAAGAGACTGAAAGAAATCTGTCTGAACTGGTGTCTGTCAATCATGTCAAGCTCAAGCAGGCGGTCGGCTATATGCCCTCGCTGCATCAATGCCTCTGCTCCATACTTGGCAACAGAGTGAACGCGTCAGGGAACGACCTCCATATCCAGAGAGCCGATATCTCCTCATTTTGTGATTATGAGAAACCCACAGCTCCACTTCTGAATCAACAG GTTAATGAGACCCCTGAGCAGAATGAAAGGAGTCTCCAGGACACTGCTTCAGAGAATAGCTCAGAAGAG AAGCGTGAGGACCACCTATGCTGA